A region of the Lagopus muta isolate bLagMut1 chromosome 2, bLagMut1 primary, whole genome shotgun sequence genome:
GGTGGGTATTCACAGTTTTAGACTTCACATAGAAGTCGCATCTGACATTTAGTATGACCACAAAGGACAGCAACTCTGGCAAATGTTAACATGCCAGGTAGTAGTGTAAAATGTCTTTAACTTTCCACCAAAAACTTGAGGTTAATATACAGGTTCCCATTTTGTATTCAGGTATGTTCTGCAAATGCTTACTTCATTTAGTgtcttaattatttaaaaattagcCCTACTTCTGTACTACTGTGGCTGTTCTTTTTGGTCAGCAGGGCAAGGCAGGGCTGCTTTCAGAATAAATACTGTATTTGAACTATGCATATATATTTCTGATTTATTGCAGATACTCAACTGAGGAgatacttaaagaaaaatctgaatcaAACTTAGCAAAATTGACAGAGAGGTCACTCATGGAGACCTGTCAACACAAAACCAGATGGGTGTCTGTAATAACCATCTTGAAAACTGTTGACTGGGATCAAATCTCTGGCTTTTGACTGCTCTGATGAGGTGGATACAGCTGGGACCTGCAATCTCAGGTAGCCAGTGCAAGTTTCAGTGGTAGCAAGGGAAACATACCCCCATGCTGGGTGAATTTCACGTTGACTTCTTACCTTATGAAATCAAAACTCACAGAAAAAATTTCTGCTTCAAACGTACTTGTTTTCATTGAATGGTCCAATGTACTTTGCTCCACTTGGAAATGTGTAAGTTCCTGCCCCGTGATACATGTTGTCTTTGAACTCGCCTTCATAAACAGCCCCAGAAGGATGTTCTAGCCTTCCAGTACCATTCATCTGCATTTAGTGAGAGATGATGGATAAAGGTTAATGTGTATTCTTATggtattatttccttttatgacaCTATTCTTTCAGATTGCTACTTGTGGGCCTTCTATCCCATTCAGGTAAGTGAAGAGGACTGTTTTCTTAAGATTTAGACAGGTTTCTACCTCTGCAAGCACTTTAAATAACAGCTTAGAGTTTCTGGCTAGCCACAGCATCCATTAAATCTTTCCTCTCCTGATAGTCCCACAGGACCTTTATAATCTGTGCAGCAGGGAATTGCTGTCCCCAGCCATACAAATAACTCATTTATTCTGACAGCCTGAGGGGTTAATTATGTTTTCTGGAATTTCTTTCTGATCAAGGCAGAGCAAATCTTTCATTTGTTCAGCCTTGGCCATTAAGCCAAGCATTTTTGTAGCATATGTTCTTGTGTAAGGGTGAGAAAAGGATAGACTAGATCTAATAAAGATGctgttttttaacttctgtctcttatttatttcagagatcTCTCCATTATCAGCAAAATAAGAAGTTTTTGTGTACCTAATAATTCATCTGGGGAATTCAATAACCAAGGACAGCCAAAGACAGTGGTGTATCTATTGATGATCAGAGCTCTCCTGTTTGGTCAAGGGAAGTGTGTGTGGggtgcacaaacacacacaggtAGGCTGTGTGCAGCCCACTGTGCACGCGCAGCCCATCAGCAGGGCACCACTGCCGTGGTGTTTCAGCAGGGCCAACAGTGACTGGTGTATCTGCGGGAGCCTCTGGAGGCAGCAAGGTGTCCAAGTACTCCACGTGCCTGAAGCGTTCAGGCTGGGCTTTGCCAGGATTCCCCAGTGGATGAAGAGCCTGGTGTTGATCTGGTCCTTCTCAGGTAATGGCTGTCCTTTCCATGCATCTAGGAGTAGGTGTACTGAGACATTCCAAGCCCAAAGTTTGAAATGAAGGAATACTTAAAATTACCTTGTCATTTAACCAGTTACCAATGTATATCATTCCGTTGGCACTGGTATGAACTCCAAGCCCATTCCTCTGCAACAAACCCTCAGGTGTCTTTTTGCATTCCCCTTCTAGGAAAAGAAACTGgtattttcagttaaaacatCACtgagacaacaacaacaacaacaaaaaagcaactaTGAGTTCCTGAAGGGCATATCTTGCATCTGCAGGTAGGCTACCCCAGCTGGGCAGGTGGGATGAGCAAGGCCAGccagagcagctcagggctgttcCTCTGCCACCACGGAGCCCCAGTGCTGGGGGCACAGGGAAGAGCAACCCCCGGGGACCATCGCGAGAGTGGCACCTTTTTTTTAACGCCCTGAAGGGTTAAGGGTGATCCTGCCTCGGTGCAGGGAGCTCGGGGGGGAGGCGGGTTCAGGTGACCTGTCGGCTCACCAGCTGACATCCCCAAAGggcagatttcttcttttctcatcccacgcaaaatggaaaaaaaaaaaaaaaaaaggaattagtGCCTATCGACTGTCTTACCatacttttctttgtttgggAACATGAAAGATACTTTAAAAACGACAGCATCTGTTGAGAAAGAAGGACGAGCGTGGAGTGCAATTAGCTGAAACCCCGGCCCTCGCACATCAGCTAGAATAGCCGTTACTTGCGAAGAGCGCGGcggggcaggaggagggaaaaggGGAGATAGGAGTACCCTCCATGGTTGCCATGCGGAAGTGTTCGCCGTCGCTAGGAGGGTGGGCGCACCGGAAGAGGAAGGCGGCAACTTCCGGGTCGAGGAGCGCTGCGGCGGGCCGGTGAGGAGAGCAGCGGGGAGCGGGAGCCTGGGCTGTGGGGGCTGGGGTCTGGGGCTGGCCGAGGTGtgcagctgtccctgcagcagttCTCACAGAGTCAcggaatgatttgggttggaaggggccgTAAAAGCCGTCCGCATTCGTACCCTGCCGTGGGCAGCGGCGcttcccaccagctcagctccccacggccccatccagtctggcctggagagcctccagggatgggataCCACGGCTTCTATGGGCAGCAGCGCCAGGGTCCTATTTATGCTagagattttcttctttgtattttacCTGAATCTGCCCTCTTTCAGTTAAAACcatcccccttgtcctattgctacgTGCCCTCATAAAACAGTCTGTCCGTCTGCGGGGTCGTGATGCTGTGCGTATGTTAATATTGGACAACAGAACTGATAACAGCTGCTTTACACTGGGGGACTTGCCTTGAGGCTGGTGAGGGTCCTGCTGTGAGAAGGGCTCCCTCGTCACCCCTCTGGGTGCTCAGCTGTCTGGGCAGCTCTTTGCAGAAGGAACAGGTCAGGAGCAGATTTAAGCTCCCTGCTGTGAAATGTCCCGTGGAGGTTTGTTCTTTGCACTCCCTTGTTCAAGGAAGTGCCATCGCAGTACAGATCTGgggctgggcagcactgctgataGGCTCACCCTGCTTTCTCAGGGCCTGCAATTGGAGTGGCTGTGAAAAAAATTTGGATCGCTTTTGTGTTCTAAAACCACAGAACTTGTGTGGCAGTGTTCTGGAAGAATGTGCTTACTTTCAGGTGCATACAGGTGATTAATTGCACTTTGAGAAGAGAGCTTCTCTtgtcacacagaaaaacaaataatgtgCACCTGGGTGGTTATTTTGTACTAAGTCACCTTCATAACTAagggctattttttttttttcctcagcaagaAACATGAGCTCAGGagcaaagaggagaggaaggcccaacagaggaggaggaagaggaggaggaggaggaggaggaaaagggagaggaggaggtggcagtggtggaagaggaggaggcagcagtggcCGTTCAAACAAGCCTCAGCTCGGTGGAAATAGGAAATGTTCAACCAGAATTTGGGATGATGGAGATGACTTTTGTCTCTTTGAGGAACCAAGGCTGGAAACCAGGTCCTtctattaattttgaaatacagaggTGTTGGGGATGATTTGGGGCTGTGTTTTGGGGTGTAATTGAATATGCACAAAAGTAAAGGAATGTTGAAGCTGTTTCTTCAAGTATgaatcaatatttattttttttaatcaacttgTAGCATTTTATAGCTAGGAAAGTTCTTAAAAGGCTTgaagctctgattttttttttttttctttgcctatgAAGTAATGTCCAAACATATTTGATCAGAAGACACCAATAAACACGGGATACTCATTTATTTGTATTCCAAAGCAGAAGCTAAATTAtggaaaataagcagtaaaTGGATGAATTTGGTATCCTAAACGTATTGTGACCAATCTAGCTTAGAAATACGTGGCTGTACTGTTGTCTGAAAGTAGTGGAATGTGGCACAGTTTTTACTAAATCACATTGGATGTGACAGAATAAAATATGTGTGTGCATCCACATGTGCACTAATGCAGGTGCACACATCCTGGTCACGTAAGAGTGAACCCAAGTGAGCAACTGCTTTGGTAATGGGAGTGTCTGTTTTGAAACTGAGGTTTCGATTGAGTCCTGAAGTTCAGCTTCGCATACCTGTTCAGTCAACAGTAGGCAGGCAAATAaccattgttttcttctttagatCAAATGTTTCTTCCAGAAGAGGAGGGCAAACGAAACAAAGACCTGAAGCCAAAATGCCTCTGCAGACCATCCATATGACAACAGAGAATCAGAGAAGAGTGAAGGAACTTCTTCGAGAGCTTCAAGGGCAGGATCTGGCTCCTGAATCAGAGTTAGTTTAAACTTCTAAATGCGTTAACAGGCACtgttgggaaaataaaaaaatggtATTCTTTTCCTCCCTATAACTTTTAAATTTATCTCAAGTCATGTGATTTTGAATCTACTCTGTTCCTCTATGATGTTaactcagagaaagggaaggtgCAATTCCTCATTTAAGTGGAGGATTTAAAGTTGCAGGGACACAATCTTGTATCTATTCAGCAGTataattttgtttcactttaatTTGATAACCTTTTATTAGAGTAGCTGGTTCTGGTGAAGATGACGATGAACCTGATTACCTTGATGATGAGCAGTGCTGGTCAACAGATCAGGAAGTTTCTGACGTGACACCAAGGTCTTCTGCTGAGGTAGCTGCCCACAACATTGTGGAAAGCGAAGTGTCTCCATTTGCTGTGCACAAGCTCTCCAGGTGATTATTTCCAGTTAACGATTTGTGTGCTGAAGAGGCAAGTCGTTAGTCTCAGCACTGTAAACCCTCAGTGCTTTGAATTCCACCTGACTCCAGAGAGAGTCTGTGTTCAGGAATTCTGAGTTTGTATCTCCTCAAGATTTGATCCTCAAGTGGATGAACTTAAAATAACggttttatgaaaataaagagtTGTAGCATTTTTATGGCAAAATTTTCAATTCTTTCTCTAAGATAATGAAACAAGTACTGGGAAAgctcaggcagcactgctgttacATATGTTTATTCTGGGTAGGTGTAATTTTGTTAGCTTTCTTCATCCATTTTGCTTAGATCTGAGcatttcttaacattttttatttcttttctgtgtgagaGGGCTCAgctttttctgaagagctttaTAGTGGGCAGTATCCTCTAACTGCTATCTGCTGCGTTCTGATATGAGACAGTTGCTACGTAAACTGTCACCTTCAAAACAACAGACCTTTGggggcttttgtttttcaggcaaTAGCAATGCTGTCTCATGCTGTATGTACTTCCTTACTTTGAGCCTCATTTAGCAGATCTGTGGTTGTTTTACTTCGTTCTCTGTCACTCACTTGTTGCCATGTGGTCTCTGTGTTGTTGTAGGTATGGTTTTGACAGTGAGCGTTGTAGGACCGTCCTGAGATCCTGCAATGGTAACATTGGGGCATCTTTGGAGCATTTGCtattgcagtgctttgctgagaGATATGGAGACAAGATGCAGATTTCTGCAACAGCTGCTCAGGCCAGTCAAGAAGAATGTTTAGAACAGAGACAGGAAGAAGCTTTTGCCCTACGGTCAATCTATGGAGAAAAATTTGTAGAAAGAATTCAAAACAGAGTTTGGACGTTTAGTTTGGAACTGGAATACCTAACAAACAGGCTCAGCAAATCTAAACAAAAGGGTGGTTGTGCGAGggacacagcaaagcagacttcaaaagaaatatgtaaatttTATCTCCAAGGAGGCTGCAAATTTGGTTCAAAATGCAGATTCGGGCACGAATTCCCTCCAAACCACCCACTGAGATCAGCCAAGAACTCCGTAGATGATTCCCACCTCAGATCTAACAGTGATGGTCCCATATATGAACTTGAAGTAAgatttcctgaagaaaacaagtatCCACTCCAGGCACCTCTTGTGGCATTTTATACCACCGATGAGAATCTGCCTCTTGCCTGTCGTCTGCACATCGCCGAATTCCTTTTTGGAAAGGCTTTGATAGCTGCAGAGTCTGGTGAACCGGTGGTGTACACATTAGTGACGGCCTTAGAAGATGAATCTGAAATAGGCGACGTACTTGGAAGCACTCGCCACAAATACAGCGCTCCTCCTGTTTCCCATCTGGCAGCGCGTCCAGTAAAGCTGCATACAGAGTCTGCGTCTGCTTCAAATCAAGTATCAGAAGGTACCAAATTTTCATCTAGGGTTTCTGGGCTTAGAAAAAGAAGGCAGGGAGTGCAATTATGGCATCTGTTCCAAATCTGTTTCTGGAGATGAAGGTCATGTGGTGAGCCAGATCCATATTCCGTCTGCCCTCAGGAAGTCGTTTAGTAAAACTGCAGGGGAAGAGTTTTCTGCTGGCTGCAAGTGAGTTAAAGGCGTGCACAGCTAACGTCTTCCGCGTGGTAGTGCCATCGTGTTGTGTTCCAACATAGTGGATAAAATACCATGCAGAGATGTGGTGTGAGCTCACTTGAAACTGACCTGGTGTGTGTCCAGAAGCATGTTTGGAAGGTAATGGGGAAGGTTACTGGTGAGCTTTCACACGCCTGTTACTCATCAACACAACAGTATcttcatagggaaaaaaaaattacccacCCTTCCTCACAACTAATTTTGTAAAGTTGGATTTTGTGCATAGTGTTACAGGCAAGTCTAAGAATggttctctttttcattcttttgcaaGCTCGATATTAATTCTTTTGCAAGCTAGATATATTCCACAGGGAGAATGTTGTGACCCTGTGCCATTTGTGGCAGGGTGACAAGTAGCTGCGTGGCTTAAATTACCTTCTGACTCCCAGTTCCAAAGCTGGTTTATTCTAAGGCAAACTTTCTTAAAAAGAGCTTGCAAGAATAATAACATCACAATGTAGAGCACCTGAATAGTGTCAGcctgttttttgctgttttgttttattacagTAAAATACATTATTCCTATTCTTAACACCTCCACAGCAAAGTAGCTTTGTTCCAGAAATTGAAGTCGGAGCTTTCAAAGAATCTTCCTTGTGCTACAAAATACTCAACTTTGATAAATGCAGCCTTAATGCTTTTGAGGGCTAGCTTACTGTGTGAGCAGCCCTGTGTAAACCGATAGGCACTAAGCACTAAAGTGTCTACTCCAGTTTCAGTCTTGGCTTAAAAGTCATTGGCAGTGGCAGTAACACTAACCACTTAGTGTTACAGTGGAGTTTTAATCAGTTTAGGCTGGTGTTGCCATCACCTGTGCTGCATCCCAGTAGCTCTGTGGTGATTTGGAGCAGACCGGTTGCCAGTCAGGTTTGCCCTGTGGCCACCCAGACTGTGGTGCTGCAGAGCGCAGCTGGGGTAATTGTGACAAGTGGGATGCAGCTGGAGAAGTTGTGCTTTGCCTGACAGGAGGTTTGCTGGTGGTGCTGAACTGAGTGCGTGTCAAAAACTGCCCTACAGGCCCTCATCTCCTGTTTAACAAGGTTCTTTATTGAGAGCACTACTGGAAAATGCATCTATTTTCTACTGTGCTGATGGAGGTATCTGCCTTGATAATACCTGAATGTTTGTTCTCTGTTTCAAGCTTCGGCAGCATCAGAGCCTCCAGAGGAAGAGGTggcagaagaagaggaggaggatgagccCCAACAAGTCATTGTGGAGAATGAGAGTTATGTGAACCTCAAGAAAAAGCTTTCTAGAAAGTATGATGTCCACTCCAAATCTACATATAATGAAAACGTTAAAATCTGTATGCAATTTCGGCTGAAAAAGGTATAGTATACAAAGCAGAATGTCTTTGTTATGGACACTTTagagaaatacatatttaaaacaatgGGCTGCTGTTtcactctttttgttttcttactacTGTTGCTCATCTTCCATTAGTTCAGCAAACAGTGCATCTAACATCTGTCACCAGTTGTGTACTTCCcctgaaagagaatgaaatatgCAATGCTAAATGTTGTTTCAGAAGAGATGTAG
Encoded here:
- the MORN2 gene encoding MORN repeat-containing protein 2, which encodes MATMEDAVVFKVSFMFPNKEKYEGECKKTPEGLLQRNGLGVHTSANGMIYIGNWLNDKMNGTGRLEHPSGAVYEGEFKDNMYHGAGTYTFPSGAKYIGPFNENKMEGEGDFIDENGVVWTGTFNGTKAAGLKHKLKM